Genomic segment of Flavobacteriales bacterium:
CTGGTAGAATTTCCTCGACAGTTTCTACCAAAACGTCTGCTGCGTCAACCGTTTTTGGTTCGGAAATGGCTGAAACAGTTTCTTTTTCTGTGGTTACCGATTGAAGTGATTTTTGCTTTTCATCGTGCAAAAAGGCGTACAAAACTTCTCTATTTCCGGCAAAAAGTGATGCTTTTTTTAACGCTTTTTTTAGGGTAAATTTCTTTTCATTTTTAAGACAACGTGCCTCTAAGGTATGCAGGGTTGAAAACCAGGGATATTTTTTTTGAAATTCAACAATCGACAAAAACTGTTCATGCCCCAATTTTTCAGGACTTTCAACAAAAGATATGATGTCGGTAGCTGTCAAAAAAAAGTTACCAATTGTTTGCAGATTTATTAAATATTTCCTGAACTAAATTGTCAGATATCGTCTCGATAAGTTCTGATTCAACATCCGATAGGTTTTTGCTGGCATCAAAACTTTCAGTTTTCGTAAAATTGGTTTCAAAAGCATTGCTCGGGGCTTTTTCGCTCACCAGTTTTATGTGAACCGTAATGCTCAGTTGGTTCTGGGTTGCACCTGTGGTGGTGCTCGACCCCATGGCTTTTACCTGATAGTCGCTGATGTATCCGCTAAAAGCATAGTCGCCGTTTTCTCCAACCATTTTCAATTTTGTCTGCCTCAAAAATTGGTCCCGAAGTTTGTTAGTAATCATGGGGCTCAAGGCAGGGTTAACAATTGAGGCATTATTTTCAATAAAATCAACACTAAAAGATTCTATCTCTGCCGGTATAGAAACGCCTTTAAAGCTGTAGAAACACGACCACAAGCTTGCCGAAATAAGAAACAAAAATATGCTCGTTTTATTCCAGTTCATATTGTTTTATTTTTCGATACAATGTTCGCTCAGAAATGCCCAAATCTCGTGCGGCACGCTTTCGTTTGCCATTGTTTTTAAGCAGAGCTTTTTTTATCAATTCTTCTTCTTTTTGTTCAAGCGAAAGGTTTTCTTCCATATTTACCGCATCATCGGGCTCAATTATAAAGTGATGGTGGTCGTTGTTCTGATCCTCCTCATCCATATTTCTGCTGATGGTAATTTCGGATGAATAATCGTTTGAAGGGCTACCAGCCTCGGCCAATACACGTTGAATAATGGCCTGATTGCCCTGAACAATTTCTTCTTTTGAGCCACTTTTTTTGAGTAGTTCAAGCACAATCTTTTTTAAATCCGACATTTCATTTTTCATGTCGAAAAGCACTTTATAAAAAATGTCTCTTTCAGAAAAATCATTTCCACTGCTATTGGAATGTGATGCAATTGCAGGTAAACGGTTGTTGCCGTCTGGTAGGTATTGACTCAGAGTCATTGCGGAAATCAGCTTATTTTGCTCTAATACATAAAGCTGTTCGGCCAAATTTTTCAATTGCCGAATGTTTCCCGGCCAAGCATATTTCATCAATAAATTTTCTGCATCGGCATCCAATTCAATCTCTGGCGAATGATATTTTTCGGCCAGATCGAACGAAAATTTCTTAAACAAAAGCAAAATGTCGGTCGGACGCTCACGCAATGCAGGCACTTTTATGGGCAGAGTAGAAAGGCGGTAGTATAAATCTTCTCTGAACTTCCCGTTTTGGGTTTCGACAAATAGGTCTTTGTTGGTGGCCGTAATTACACGTACATCGGTAGTTTGCACCTTTGAGGAACCTACTTTTATGTATTCTCCATTTTCTAATAGCCTCAATAATCTTGATTGCGTTTCGAGTGGCAATTCGCCTACTTCGTCCAAAAATATGGTTCCTCCGTTTACGGTTTCAAAATATCCTTTTCGGCTGTCTATGGCACCGGTAAAAGCACCTTTTTCGTGTCCAAAAAGCTCTGAATTTATTGTTCCTTCCGGTATAGCTCCACAGTTGATGGCTATAAAAGGCCCATGCTTTCTGTTGCTAAGCTGATGAATAATTTTTGAAAAAGATTCTTTACCCACGCCGCTTTCACCTTGTATATAAACGGTGATGTCGGTGGGTGCCACTCGAACGGCTGTTTCCAAAGCATAATTTAGTCGTGGCGAGTTTCCTACAATGCCAAATCGTTGCTTAATTTGTTGCAAATCCATTATCGAACTACCTCCGTTTCTGCCAATTTTGGTTTTTCGGCATTTTCAAAAGAGGTCAAACCTACAGCCTTTCCAATAAGGCTGGTGGTGGTTGATTTCTCAATCTGCACATCAACGTATTGACCTTTTTCGTAGTTTTCTTTTGGAAAGATTGTAACAATATGTTGGTCACATTTGCCCATCCAATCGTCTGCCGAGCGTTTTGATTCAGACTCAATCAAAACCGTCACAATTTTTCCAACTCGTTCTTTGTTTTTTCTTTTCGATACTTCGTTTTGCAAATCAATTATTTCCGTCAATCTTCGTTTTTTTGTTTCCAAAGGAACATCATCGGCATATTTCTTGGCGGCCAAAGTGCCAGGGCGTTCGCTGTAGTAATACATGTATGAAAAGTCGAAATCAGACCATTTCATTAAAGATAAGGTGTCGTTATGTTCCTCTTCCGTTTCGGTGCAAAAACCTGCAATGATATCGCAGCTAATACCACATTCCGGAATTATTTGTCGAATGCGTTCCACCTTTTCCATATACCACTCTCGGTCGTAGGTTCGGTTCATTTTTTCCAAAATTCTGCTGTTGCCAGACTGTGCAGGAAGGTGAATGTATTTACAAATGTTTGGATATTTTGCCATGGTATAAAGCACGTCATCTGTAATATCCTTTGGGTGTGAGGTGGAGAAACGGACTCTGAGCTGTGGATTTACTTTAGCTACCATTTCTAAAAGTTGAGCAAAGTTTACAGAGTTTTCTTTTTCCTCTTTAGTTAGTTTTTTGAAATCCTTTTTTGGGCCTCCGCCAAACCATAAATAGCTGTCCACATTCTGTCCGAGCAGGGTAACCTCTCGGTAGCCGGCATTGAAAAGCTCTGTTGCCTCCCGAACGATGGTTTCCGGCTCTCGGCTTCGTTCTCGGCCTCGGGTAAAAGGCACCACACAAAAGCTGCACATATTGTCGCAGCCACGCATAATGCTGATATAAGCCGTTACCCCATTGCTATTCAGTCGGGTGGGGGTTATTTCGGCATACGTTTCTTCAAGAGAAAGAATAACATTGATGGCTTTGTCTCCGTCTTCCACTTCGGCCACAAGTTTTGGCAAATCTCGGTAGGCATCTGGGCCAACCACTATATCCACCAGTTTTTCTTGCTCCATCAGTTGGTCTTTTAGCCGCTCGGCCATGCACCCCAAAACACCTACAACCAAGTGGTTATTTCTTTTTTTGTTGTTTCTTAAATGATTGAGTCGGTGTCGTATTTTTTGTTCCGCATTATCTCTAATAGAACAGGTATTCAAGAATACCACATCCGCATTTTCCTCATTATTAGTGGTTTCGTATCCGCTCTCTGCCATGATGGAGGCAACCACTTCGCTGTCCGAAAAATTCATCGCACAGCCGTAACTCTCTATGTAAATTTGTTTTTTTACCACTTCTAAAAATGTGTTGCAAAGGTAAATATGTGAGTGACATTTTGGCAGTAGTATTCAATTTTTTGGATAAATAATTTAAGATTTACGTCAGAAAATAGAGGGGTGTGGTATAGTGAAAACAATTTGGTAATATTGCATCACTTAATAAAATAAAGTTTTAAGAATGAAAGTAATTAAAAAATTGGCAATTGCCGGAGTGGTGTGCAGCACATTGTTTTTCGGCTCATGTAAAGATGATTCGGTTGACCCAACTCCAACAAAAACCTGTAGAGTTTCTGAAACTATGGATGATGATGGTTCTAAAACCACCTATACTTGGGATGGCAGTAATTTGGTGGAATTGAGCAACACAGATTCGTTTGGCTCTTTTAAATACGTTTATACATACGAAAGCGGTAAACTTGCTCAAATATCAAGCAGCTCTGACGGTTCAGTGGGAGATGTTTACAAATTGGTGTACACTGGTAGCCAAGTTACGCGAGTAGATGTTTATGATGGAGCCGATGTTTGGGAATATTACAACATTAGCTACAATACGGATGGAACAATTAAAATGGTTGACAACTTTGTGGTAGAAGACCCTTCTGATGTTTTGTATTCAAGTTATGAATACACTTATACTTCAGGTAAATTGACAAAAGTATATATGATTCAGGATGCTGATGATGATGGCGTTTTAGATAAAGATGTGGATGACGTATCAACAATTACGGTTAGTGCAACTGACGGCAAAACAAATCCACTATATGGATTGCCAACTATTTATACTGATTTTTCCGACATTTTTTCTCTTTTGAAAGATAATATGAACGGTGGTATAATCGAATTTGGTGGTATTCCAATTGGTGTTAGTGCTACTTACGAATACAACTCAGATAATTTGCCAACGAAAAGAACGGCAACTGTTTTTGGTGAAACTACAGTTACCAGCTTTTCTTACAAATGTGAATAATTTAGAAATTCATAAATGATATAAGCCCCCGCCGCAGGCGGGGGCTTTTTTGTATAATAAAGGGTGTCATGAAGTTTAAAATAGATTTTAGTCCGCCAATCCAGCCAATTATTAATTACAAAATACCAATTATGGCGATTGGTTCTTGTTTTAGCGAAAACATGGCCAAAAACCTCGCGAACCATTGTTTTAAAGTATGCAATAACCCAAACGGAATAGTTTATAATCCAATATCTATTGCCGCATCTCTACAAAGAGCCTTGCAAATGACACCTTATTCTGAAAATGATTTAGTTTTTCTCAATGATGTTTGGTATTCGTGGCATCATCATGGCTGCCATAGCCATACCGACAGGCAAATGCTAATCAATAAGATTAATAAAAATCAGTCAGAAATGATTGACATAATAAGTAAACCAAAGGTAAATATAATAGTCACGTTGGGGTCGGCATGGGTATATGAAAAGTATGGTGAGGTGGTTGCAAATTGCCACAAATTTCCGGCAAATCATTTTCAAAAAAGAATGCTACAAGTGGATGAAATTGTTGGGGCATTTTCTCAGGTAATTAATCGGTCGATGAACGCCCAATATCTTTTTACAGTTAGCCCGGTAAGATATGTGCGTGATGGATTGCATGAAAATAATCTGAGCAAGTCGGTTTTGCATTTGGCTGTGCAGCAATTAGTTTCTCAATATGACAACTGCTTTTATTTTCCGTCGTACGAAATAGTGATGGATGAATTACGTGACTACCGATTTTTTGAAAAAGACTTTGTACACCCAAACAATTTGGCCATTGAGTATGTATGGGAGAGGTTTTGTGAGAACGTTTTAGATGAAGAAACCAAAGAAATGGTGCATTTATGGAAACCAATTTTGGTAATGAAAAATCATGTATTGCTAAATCAAAACACCGCAGAAAGCAAAAAATTTCTAAACCAATTAGAGCAACGAGAGAAAGAATTTAACAAGAAATTTTTTGCATAAAAAAAGCCCGGAGAAGCTTCCTCCCCCGAGCACGTTAATATTTCACCTTTGATTAATTCTTTATCAAAAGCTGGCGACTATTTATTTCGCCGTTTTGAATTTCTATAACATACAAACTTCCTGCAAAAGTGGTTAAATCAATCGAAAAATCCAACGTTTCAAATAAAGAACTATAAACCACGTTGCCAGAAAGTGTATAAATTTTTACATGCGATTGAGTTTCCGATGCATTTTTCAGATGAACATTGACCGTTTGAAAGGCCGGATTTGGGAAGATAGCAACATTGTCGTTCTGCAAAATTTCTATACCGGAAAAATCAGGAATTACAACGTCTTCTGAATGTAAATTCACACAATCATTATTGTCGGTTACCTCCAATTTTACATTTTTAGTTGAGTTGCTACTTGTTCCAAAATTGTGATCGGGCTGTTGCAAAACGCTTGTAAATCCATCGCCAAAATCCCAATTATAGCTTTTATAAAAGGCATTGTCCGGAATAAAGGTGTACAACTTATGCACTCTGGAATAGGTAAATGTGGCAGTGGGAGTGGCAGCAACCAATAAGTGAACTAAATCAGAAGTGGCCGAGCATTGCCCGTTCTCAACCTCAACAAAGGCAGAATCTCCGTTGGCAAAGGTGCTTTCGAAATAGAAACTGTCGGACTGTGTAGAGCGAAGATTTCCATTTACAAAAAACCGGTATGTTTCATTTCCACTTGAGGCAGTAAATATAATGGTGTCTCCTTCGCAAAAAATATTTCCGGTTTTTTGGGTTTTTAAAATAGGGGTAGAGATGTTGTCAACCCTAACTTTAAAACTCAATTTTTTTGGCGGACAGCCTAAAAGAGTGGAGTCTGTAACATAAAGTATATGAGTAGCCGTTTGCCCTGGACTAAACTGGAAGGCTGTATCCTTGAAATGATTTCCTCCTTCAAAATTTAGCGAATACTCTTCGTTGGCCAATCCGTGAACAACTACATTCACATCTTCACCGCTACAAATTGCAGTATCGGACACTACCTGAGCATTAATTGGACTGCATTTTCCGGTTCTGCAGACCTGCGTGCTGGCTTCCGAAAAATTGCATGGTACTCCTAAAATGGCACGTACCATAAGTTGATAATCTGTCTCAGGGTCTAATCCGCTCATGCTGTGGGTTAAACCCATAGTTCCTGAGCTTGGAGCTTTCCAAGATTTGCCGCTGTCTAAGCTTATTTGAACGCCGTTGTGTGTTGCTACCGTCCAGCCAAAATCAAGGCTAAAAGGCTGTGTGTTTTTGCATGAAATCACGGGGCCATCTTCTGCTTTTACCGTTTTTAGCTCAACCGAGTCGCTAAAGGCTGATAAACAGTGGTTGGAGGTCCAAGCACGTACTCGATAGCTCGAACCCGAATCGACAGTAAGTGTATGCGTGTTGGTGGTGGATGAGGCTATTTGTGCAAATTTGTTATACCAATAAAAGCTGTCATAACCTGTAGTAGAAGTCAAAGTCAATGTGCCATTTCTGCAAATAGAATCGGCAACAGACGGGGTTATGGTGGGTGTGGGAACAGTATAATGAGATACGGTAACCACATTGCTTATTTTTGAGCAACTTCCATCGTCAACTACTACATAGTAGTCGCCTGCTTTTTTTGCAAAAATTTTATTTCCTGTTGCTCCGTTCGACCAATTATAGGAGTAGCCCGAAAATAAACTGGCGGTCAATTCAACCGAATCTCCTGGGCAAATAGTTTGAGTATTTCCACCTGCTATAAAGGCCGTTAAAGGTTTTTTTACATCTACAATTACAGTATCCTTATTGCTTATGCCTTTGGCGTTGGTAACTTGAAGTGTTACATATTTTTTTCCTGCTGAAGTAAAAGAAACAGAGGGATTTTGGGCAGATGAAACCGAGGGAGAGCCGCCAGGAAATACCCAGCTATAGCTTGTAGGGGAGTTGGTGCCGCTGCCCGTAAAATTTACCGTTTCTCCAGAACAAGGGTTTGAATTAGAGGCAGTGGCCGTTGCCACAGGTAGAAGGGAAGATGGGTTTATAACAATTTTTCTAAAATAAACTTGGTCTCCCGAGTTTTGACCATTTCCATTGGCCGACATGGTAACAACATAAAACCAGATATCACCCACGTTGGTGCTTGGAGCTTTCCACTGAAATGCCCATTCTGCCGTATTAGTAGAAGTTGCTGATGAACCTGTGGATGTTTGTTCAACATATTGTCTTGATTTTCCGCCAATAGTAGTTGTTCTTTTCTGCAATCGGTTGCTGGTTATGGTAAAACTACCCGCCATTGTGGATGAATCGCTTGAATATAAGGCGGTTGCATTTATCCCAAACTTGCTAATGCTTGATTGTGTGAAAGTTATTTTAACATTATACGTCGAATCGGGTATATAGCCTCCACCAGAAAAGTTGCCCGATATTTGAATGTTGTTTGGCGAGCCGCTACCACCATTTAACGCCGTGCCTGTATGACATTGGGTGCAGTTTCCCGCCCCCGGGTCGTTCGCAAGTTTTCCACCGGGGCCACTTTGGTTTGTAAAAGCATGGAAAGCAATGGTTACGAGTGCCAACGTAAATAAAAGAGTAACAGATTTTTTCATCCAATAAATGTTTTTTACAATGGTTGCAAAAATATTTCAAAAGCCCTCTCAATAAATATGTGTGGGAAATATGCTGATAGAAATGACATTGAACAAACGTTCATTTACCGGATGGCGTTTTTCATAATTTCGGTTGTTAGTGCCGATTTGGCTTGTTGCTCAGTTTCTATTTTGATAAAACTACCGCGGCCATTTTCCGAGAGTTGTTGCATGAAATTTAATGCAGACTGACTGTTCCCAAACCCCAAAGTGGTTGTGTAAATGCCTTTGTTCGAGTTGCTTTTAGCGTCTTTTAGTAAGTTCTTAGGATTGTTGTATGGTGAATTGAAAACGCCATCACTTGCAAGAATAACTTGATTATTTCCACCTTCAATAAAATTTTTGCGAGCAATGCTATATGCCATTTCCAGACCTTCATCGCCATAGGACATGCCTTTGGGAAACAAGTTGTCTATAACACTATTTATTTTATCCTTTTGATTTCCGGAGGTCGATTCCATTCGTATTTCTGCGGTTCTTGAATAAACCACGATGGTTACCAAATCCTGCTCTCTTAAGATACTTACCAAATTTTTCATGGAGGTTTTTAGCATGTCTATCTTGCCATGGCTTGCCATGCTCGATGATTCATCTATCAAAAATACGATATTGTTGCTGGCATATTTGGCTTTGTTCAGTGTGCCGTCAGAGGCAAAGTCGCCGGATGTTGACGTATCTTTTTTGGTCGTTTCGGGTACAATTTCAATTTTTGCCGGTGGTTGTAGAGAGTCTTCATTAATCACCGTAACGTCCTGTTCAATAATCTTTTTACCCTTAAAACGTTCGTTCATTATTTGTCTCAATTTTTCTATGTCCTCCCACTCCGATGCATCCGCTTTCCCAATTTCTTTTACCTCTGTGGTACTGTCGCTTTCCACGATTTCTTCATCTTCTATTACACCTGCATTGGGGTCTTTTTGTAATTCATAAATCAGGGTTCCTGTATTTTTATTAATGTAGCTTTCGGTTTTTAAACTTAAATAACCGCTTTTTGAAATTTCAATAAAATACAATCCAATATGTATATCGCTGATGGTTGTGGTGTTTGATTTTGTGTGTTCTATCAAATAATTTTTTTTCGATCCGGCAAGCATAATGTCCACATTGTTCAGCACGTTGCCAGATTCTTTATCTTTTACAATAATGTTGGTTACTCCGTTTAGAGCTTCCACTTTATTTTTTTGGCTCATAACCGGGCAAGCCATCTGTGCTTCTGGATGAAAAGATTGGATTCTTCCCGACATTTTTAAATAAATAGGCTCACTATGCCCGCTCAAATAAAGGGGTTGACTCACAGAAAAGCTGCCTTTAGCCTCTGTATAAAAAACAGCTTCTATGGTTACGGTTTGGCCGGGGGCAATGTATTGGAGGGGTAAATCGATGTACAAATTTCGCTGATAGGTAATGGGCAAAAAGGCTACCCTTTGGCTCGTATTGTTGGTAAATGTGTAGCTGGCCGTTGGATTGTTCCACATTTTTACTTTGCCAAAATCAAAATTATCGGGCAAAATATTTTGAGCTCCGGCCATCACCGATAGACAAATGGCAAATAGAAAAATCAACGTTTTTTTTAAAGACACTTTTTTTAAAGACATAACGTTTTCTGCATTAAACGTAAATTTGAGCAAGTTTCTGATTTAATTATTCAAAAACCAATCCAAAAATTTGATAAACTGTTATAAAATACTTGAAATCCCTGATTTTTCGGATGAAAACACCATTCAGAAGTCTTTTAGAATGTTGGCAAAAAAATACCATCCCGATGTGTCTGGACTGCCAAATGCCGAAGAAAAATTCAAATTGATTGCCAAGGCCTATCAAACTCTTTCTCATCCTAACAGTAAAAAAATGCACGATGATAGGCTGAGAAGGCCTTATGAATCATTTGCCGAAATTCAACAAAAGAGAGAGGCGGCAAGGCAAAAAGATTTGGAAGCACGCCAAAGACGTAGAGCGGAGCTTTTAAAAATCAGAGATTTGAAATTTTATGAAGCTGAGGAAGCATACTTGCCCTATCAATCAAGAATTGCAGGATATGTATTGGTAATGATTGTCGGTGGTATTATCGCATTCAAATATTGGTATGTTAATTTGCTTGATGAAAATATCTATATGCCAATAGCTTTTGGTTTGTGCATATCGGGTGTTGGGGTGGCTGGCTGCATTAATGTTTGGTATAAAAAACTCAGGTTTGATTTTTTGAAACATCAAACATCACAAAATTTCGAGCGAAAATCAATGCAATTTGGGTTGTACGTAGCTCTTGTTTTTGCATTGATTTTTGGAGTTTCAAATAAGTTTAGGAAAGAGTTTCAGCTAAAATATAATGGTGTTTATGACTATGCTCATTTTCGGGAAGATACCTTTAATAAAAGTGATGCCAAGGTGTTATATAAAACCGATGAGGGCTATGAAGTAAAAAAGGAAAGAACCCTCACTTCAGAGCATATTGTTGATTATAAAAATGGTCGGGTACTCATTAAATATTCGAGAAGCTACCCTGAAATTATGGAGTTGGTGGTGCGAAAAAAATAAAATCATTAAAGCTGCCAAAAACTCTGCAAAACTTAGAAAGGTTATTTTCGCAGTAGAATATAGAAAGACTGTTAAGCCAAAAACAATAGGTGATTAATTGTTACAAAATACTTGAAATTCCGGATTTTGCGGACGATGAGGTTATTCAAAGAGCCTATCGAAATTTGGCGAAAAAATATCATCCGGATGTTTCAGATATTCCAAATACCGAAGAAAAATTTAAGCTAATTGCAAAAGCATATTCCATACTTTCCAATCCGGTTAGCAAACAGTATCATGATTTAAAGTTGCGTACCCCTTTTGTTGGGCACACCTCGAAGCAATCGGCACCCTCACAACCCAGTTCTTCGTCAGAAACTATTGCCCAAAAAATGAGGCGTTGGGCAGAAATAGAAAAGCAAAATGACCTTGCCTATTACGAATACGAAAACCAAAAATTTCCTTTAAAATACAGGGTAGTAGGCTGGTTTGTTGGGTCGTTATTTGGGTGGATTTTGGCGTATGTAAATTGGTTTTCGGAAGATTTAAACAATCTTTATATGCTGCCAACTTTAGGAATTTTTTTGATATTTTTTTGTTCGGTGGGTGTACTTTCCTCAAGTTTTAAAAGGTTGAGGTTTTTGCATCTCACCAAAAGGTATAACCCTAATTTTGAGCTAATTAGCTATGCGAGAGGTGTCGGACTTTTTGTTGGTTTAGTGGTCCTTTTGCTCGCAGTAGTCAACTTTCAATCCTACTATCACCTCAAAAAATACCCTGTCTATTGTTATGCTTCGTGGGTAAAACCAACAAATTTCGACTTTACCATTGAAGTTTCGTATCGACCCGAAAATTGGTCAAAGGATATAGTTAAAGAAAAAGAGCTAAAACCAGAGTATGTAGTTGATTTAAAAAACAACCGTATCCTCATAAAATACTCACACAAAAACCCTCGAATAATGGAAGTTGTATGTCATGCGGACTATGCCGATTTTTCTCCCACAAACTGATGGTCTTTGTTTTTAAAAAGTACGTTGAAAGTAGTAAGCGAACCGTAAATGCGGGTAACGTACTGCTGCAAATTCACTTTTTCATCATCCGTCAGCACTTTATGCGAATTAATATTTTGTTCTAAAACCCGCAGCCTGTCACGCACCATCACTATTTTGTGGAAAAAAGTGTCGATTGGAATTTCCTTTACCTGCAAATTTGGGTCTTTGGGCTCCAACACCAAAAGTCCGCCTTTCCATCGGTCGGCAATCTCCACAATTTCAGAGGTATCGCTGTGTTTTGTCAAAATTCGGTATAAAGCATCCTCAAT
This window contains:
- a CDS encoding LptE family protein, whose translation is MNWNKTSIFLFLISASLWSCFYSFKGVSIPAEIESFSVDFIENNASIVNPALSPMITNKLRDQFLRQTKLKMVGENGDYAFSGYISDYQVKAMGSSTTTGATQNQLSITVHIKLVSEKAPSNAFETNFTKTESFDASKNLSDVESELIETISDNLVQEIFNKSANNW
- a CDS encoding sigma-54-dependent Fis family transcriptional regulator; its protein translation is MDLQQIKQRFGIVGNSPRLNYALETAVRVAPTDITVYIQGESGVGKESFSKIIHQLSNRKHGPFIAINCGAIPEGTINSELFGHEKGAFTGAIDSRKGYFETVNGGTIFLDEVGELPLETQSRLLRLLENGEYIKVGSSKVQTTDVRVITATNKDLFVETQNGKFREDLYYRLSTLPIKVPALRERPTDILLLFKKFSFDLAEKYHSPEIELDADAENLLMKYAWPGNIRQLKNLAEQLYVLEQNKLISAMTLSQYLPDGNNRLPAIASHSNSSGNDFSERDIFYKVLFDMKNEMSDLKKIVLELLKKSGSKEEIVQGNQAIIQRVLAEAGSPSNDYSSEITISRNMDEEDQNNDHHHFIIEPDDAVNMEENLSLEQKEEELIKKALLKNNGKRKRAARDLGISERTLYRKIKQYELE
- the miaB gene encoding tRNA (N6-isopentenyl adenosine(37)-C2)-methylthiotransferase MiaB codes for the protein MNFSDSEVVASIMAESGYETTNNEENADVVFLNTCSIRDNAEQKIRHRLNHLRNNKKRNNHLVVGVLGCMAERLKDQLMEQEKLVDIVVGPDAYRDLPKLVAEVEDGDKAINVILSLEETYAEITPTRLNSNGVTAYISIMRGCDNMCSFCVVPFTRGRERSREPETIVREATELFNAGYREVTLLGQNVDSYLWFGGGPKKDFKKLTKEEKENSVNFAQLLEMVAKVNPQLRVRFSTSHPKDITDDVLYTMAKYPNICKYIHLPAQSGNSRILEKMNRTYDREWYMEKVERIRQIIPECGISCDIIAGFCTETEEEHNDTLSLMKWSDFDFSYMYYYSERPGTLAAKKYADDVPLETKKRRLTEIIDLQNEVSKRKNKERVGKIVTVLIESESKRSADDWMGKCDQHIVTIFPKENYEKGQYVDVQIEKSTTTSLIGKAVGLTSFENAEKPKLAETEVVR
- a CDS encoding GSCFA domain-containing protein, giving the protein MKFKIDFSPPIQPIINYKIPIMAIGSCFSENMAKNLANHCFKVCNNPNGIVYNPISIAASLQRALQMTPYSENDLVFLNDVWYSWHHHGCHSHTDRQMLINKINKNQSEMIDIISKPKVNIIVTLGSAWVYEKYGEVVANCHKFPANHFQKRMLQVDEIVGAFSQVINRSMNAQYLFTVSPVRYVRDGLHENNLSKSVLHLAVQQLVSQYDNCFYFPSYEIVMDELRDYRFFEKDFVHPNNLAIEYVWERFCENVLDEETKEMVHLWKPILVMKNHVLLNQNTAESKKFLNQLEQREKEFNKKFFA
- a CDS encoding PKD domain-containing protein, coding for MKKSVTLLFTLALVTIAFHAFTNQSGPGGKLANDPGAGNCTQCHTGTALNGGSGSPNNIQISGNFSGGGYIPDSTYNVKITFTQSSISKFGINATALYSSDSSTMAGSFTITSNRLQKRTTTIGGKSRQYVEQTSTGSSATSTNTAEWAFQWKAPSTNVGDIWFYVVTMSANGNGQNSGDQVYFRKIVINPSSLLPVATATASNSNPCSGETVNFTGSGTNSPTSYSWVFPGGSPSVSSAQNPSVSFTSAGKKYVTLQVTNAKGISNKDTVIVDVKKPLTAFIAGGNTQTICPGDSVELTASLFSGYSYNWSNGATGNKIFAKKAGDYYVVVDDGSCSKISNVVTVSHYTVPTPTITPSVADSICRNGTLTLTSTTGYDSFYWYNKFAQIASSTTNTHTLTVDSGSSYRVRAWTSNHCLSAFSDSVELKTVKAEDGPVISCKNTQPFSLDFGWTVATHNGVQISLDSGKSWKAPSSGTMGLTHSMSGLDPETDYQLMVRAILGVPCNFSEASTQVCRTGKCSPINAQVVSDTAICSGEDVNVVVHGLANEEYSLNFEGGNHFKDTAFQFSPGQTATHILYVTDSTLLGCPPKKLSFKVRVDNISTPILKTQKTGNIFCEGDTIIFTASSGNETYRFFVNGNLRSTQSDSFYFESTFANGDSAFVEVENGQCSATSDLVHLLVAATPTATFTYSRVHKLYTFIPDNAFYKSYNWDFGDGFTSVLQQPDHNFGTSSNSTKNVKLEVTDNNDCVNLHSEDVVIPDFSGIEILQNDNVAIFPNPAFQTVNVHLKNASETQSHVKIYTLSGNVVYSSLFETLDFSIDLTTFAGSLYVIEIQNGEINSRQLLIKN
- a CDS encoding VWA domain-containing protein, with product MSLKKTLIFLFAICLSVMAGAQNILPDNFDFGKVKMWNNPTASYTFTNNTSQRVAFLPITYQRNLYIDLPLQYIAPGQTVTIEAVFYTEAKGSFSVSQPLYLSGHSEPIYLKMSGRIQSFHPEAQMACPVMSQKNKVEALNGVTNIIVKDKESGNVLNNVDIMLAGSKKNYLIEHTKSNTTTISDIHIGLYFIEISKSGYLSLKTESYINKNTGTLIYELQKDPNAGVIEDEEIVESDSTTEVKEIGKADASEWEDIEKLRQIMNERFKGKKIIEQDVTVINEDSLQPPAKIEIVPETTKKDTSTSGDFASDGTLNKAKYASNNIVFLIDESSSMASHGKIDMLKTSMKNLVSILREQDLVTIVVYSRTAEIRMESTSGNQKDKINSVIDNLFPKGMSYGDEGLEMAYSIARKNFIEGGNNQVILASDGVFNSPYNNPKNLLKDAKSNSNKGIYTTTLGFGNSQSALNFMQQLSENGRGSFIKIETEQQAKSALTTEIMKNAIR
- a CDS encoding DnaJ domain-containing protein, producing the protein MINCYKILEIPDFSDENTIQKSFRMLAKKYHPDVSGLPNAEEKFKLIAKAYQTLSHPNSKKMHDDRLRRPYESFAEIQQKREAARQKDLEARQRRRAELLKIRDLKFYEAEEAYLPYQSRIAGYVLVMIVGGIIAFKYWYVNLLDENIYMPIAFGLCISGVGVAGCINVWYKKLRFDFLKHQTSQNFERKSMQFGLYVALVFALIFGVSNKFRKEFQLKYNGVYDYAHFREDTFNKSDAKVLYKTDEGYEVKKERTLTSEHIVDYKNGRVLIKYSRSYPEIMELVVRKK
- a CDS encoding DnaJ domain-containing protein; amino-acid sequence: MINCYKILEIPDFADDEVIQRAYRNLAKKYHPDVSDIPNTEEKFKLIAKAYSILSNPVSKQYHDLKLRTPFVGHTSKQSAPSQPSSSSETIAQKMRRWAEIEKQNDLAYYEYENQKFPLKYRVVGWFVGSLFGWILAYVNWFSEDLNNLYMLPTLGIFLIFFCSVGVLSSSFKRLRFLHLTKRYNPNFELISYARGVGLFVGLVVLLLAVVNFQSYYHLKKYPVYCYASWVKPTNFDFTIEVSYRPENWSKDIVKEKELKPEYVVDLKNNRILIKYSHKNPRIMEVVCHADYADFSPTN